The following coding sequences lie in one Actinomyces capricornis genomic window:
- the sufU gene encoding Fe-S cluster assembly sulfur transfer protein SufU, whose product MNELDQLYQQVILDHSRERHGCGALEAPDATSHQVNPTCGDEVTLGVSVRDGRIVAVGWQGEGCSISQASISVMHDLVTGADLATVARLEAEFNELMHSRGRGVDEAVLDDLEDAAAFEGTSKYPNRVKCALLGWMALKDALAKSGTALPAVEPSGS is encoded by the coding sequence ATGAACGAGCTCGATCAGCTCTACCAGCAGGTCATCCTCGACCACTCCCGGGAGCGCCACGGCTGCGGCGCCCTGGAGGCCCCCGATGCCACCAGCCACCAGGTCAACCCCACCTGCGGGGATGAGGTGACCCTGGGGGTCAGCGTCCGCGACGGGCGGATCGTGGCCGTGGGCTGGCAGGGGGAGGGCTGCTCCATCTCCCAGGCCTCCATCTCCGTCATGCACGACCTGGTCACCGGCGCCGACCTGGCTACCGTGGCCCGACTGGAGGCGGAGTTCAACGAGCTCATGCACTCGCGCGGCCGGGGAGTGGACGAGGCGGTCCTCGATGACCTTGAGGACGCCGCCGCCTTCGAGGGGACCTCGAAGTACCCCAACCGCGTCAAGTGCGCCCTGCTGGGCTGGATGGCCCTCAAGGACGCCCTGGCCAAGTCCGGCACCGCCCTGCCCGCCGTCGAGCCCTCCGGCTCCTGA
- a CDS encoding MerR family transcriptional regulator: MRVAEIAELTGTTVRTVRYYHSLGLLPVPPQRGGWRDYGLGHVARLSRIRWLVQAGVPLESIGRILNGDAPAGGTDRAGGGPHGERASSGGGGNGARGTDDRTNAGAGGRTDDHDSDAAGRVAADLAGALEAVERSLAEATRQREMLICLLERAREGLTVSPMTPRMAAFFDRLEAAAPDERTRAAVRRERDVVELACYRGQMPPEAEALFLAPQPQEEAGILEAYGQDASAMSDEQIEERVRANIRRLESMLGPLRARALARSVDREAVRAFFRLASRVEPFDARMGAAMERGLLAAIDRWSAEA; this comes from the coding sequence GTGCGTGTTGCGGAGATCGCCGAGCTGACCGGGACGACGGTGCGCACCGTGCGGTACTACCACTCCCTGGGACTGCTGCCGGTGCCGCCTCAGCGCGGAGGCTGGCGGGACTACGGGCTGGGCCACGTCGCCCGCCTCTCGCGCATCCGCTGGCTCGTCCAGGCCGGGGTGCCGCTGGAGTCCATCGGCCGCATCCTCAACGGCGATGCGCCGGCTGGGGGCACGGACCGGGCAGGCGGTGGCCCCCACGGTGAGCGCGCCAGCAGTGGGGGCGGCGGGAATGGCGCCCGGGGCACTGATGACCGCACCAATGCCGGCGCTGGCGGCCGCACCGATGACCATGACAGCGACGCCGCGGGGCGGGTGGCCGCCGACCTGGCGGGGGCCCTGGAGGCCGTCGAGCGGAGCCTGGCCGAGGCCACCCGTCAGCGCGAGATGCTCATCTGCCTGCTGGAGCGCGCCCGCGAGGGCCTGACGGTCTCACCCATGACGCCGCGCATGGCGGCCTTCTTCGACCGGCTGGAGGCCGCCGCCCCCGATGAGCGCACCCGGGCCGCGGTGCGCCGCGAGCGCGACGTCGTCGAGCTGGCCTGCTACCGAGGGCAGATGCCGCCCGAGGCCGAGGCCCTGTTCCTCGCCCCGCAGCCCCAGGAGGAGGCGGGCATCCTGGAGGCCTACGGGCAGGATGCCTCGGCGATGTCCGATGAGCAGATCGAGGAGCGCGTGCGCGCGAACATCAGGCGCCTGGAGTCGATGCTGGGGCCGCTGCGGGCCCGGGCCCTCGCCCGCAGCGTGGACAGGGAGGCGGTGCGGGCCTTCTTCCGCCTGGCGTCGCGGGTCGAGCCCTTCGATGCGCGCATGGGCGCGGCGATGGAGCGAGGCCTCCTGGCGGCTATTGACCGCTGGAGCGCAGAGGCCTAG
- a CDS encoding polyamine aminopropyltransferase, with product MGGLIYELILGTAASYLIGDSVLSFSLAMGITLFGMGIGSLLVNRVRRDPAVVFAVNEIVLGLVGGNSVLALYAAFGLTDIHWWVFGAISLVIGVLIGAEIPLLVRTFQRFGRASSVELVSRVLALDYFGALAASLVFPLVLLPQLGLMRGAYLVGALNVLVAMVVLIQVGTPRRVLVAGVAAAVALTGLFLGADRLERGIDARTYGDPVVYYEQTAYQRIVLTQYRQDLRLYLNGQLQFSSLDEARYHETFSASAMTSVEEPARVLILGGGDGLLAREVLRYPGLERLTLVDIDPRMTALSRTNRLLRESNGDALSDPRVEVVNQDAFAFTSEAGRRAQEARGARDARGVEGAGGSQGGEGEAGRQDYDVVLIDLVDPSNERLAKLYSVEFYRQVEQLLSDDGVMVTQATSSFFSPRAFSTVDSTVAAAQPGRTTYPFSINVPSFGEWGFVLSTRRPDLLLTGALPRGLAYQDPELLRFILLDHPAVTMSMPASTLLHPRIVEVYNEDMRQWRYT from the coding sequence GTGGGCGGCCTCATCTACGAGCTCATCCTGGGCACGGCGGCCTCCTACCTCATCGGCGACTCGGTGCTCAGCTTCAGCCTGGCCATGGGCATCACCCTGTTCGGGATGGGGATCGGCTCGCTGCTGGTCAACCGCGTCAGGCGCGACCCGGCCGTGGTCTTTGCGGTCAACGAGATCGTCCTGGGCCTGGTGGGCGGCAACTCGGTGCTCGCCCTGTATGCGGCCTTCGGCCTGACCGACATCCACTGGTGGGTCTTCGGGGCGATCAGCCTGGTGATCGGGGTGCTCATCGGCGCGGAGATCCCCCTGCTGGTGCGGACCTTCCAGCGCTTCGGCAGGGCCTCCTCGGTGGAGCTGGTCAGCAGGGTCCTGGCCCTGGACTACTTCGGGGCGCTGGCGGCCTCCCTCGTCTTCCCCCTGGTGCTCCTGCCCCAGCTGGGGCTCATGCGCGGGGCCTACCTGGTGGGGGCGCTCAATGTGCTGGTGGCCATGGTGGTGCTCATCCAGGTGGGCACGCCGCGCCGGGTCCTGGTGGCAGGCGTGGCCGCCGCGGTGGCGCTGACCGGCCTGTTCCTGGGGGCCGATCGCCTGGAGCGAGGCATTGATGCCCGCACCTATGGGGATCCGGTGGTCTACTACGAGCAGACCGCCTACCAGAGGATCGTCCTGACCCAGTACAGGCAGGATCTTCGCCTCTACCTCAACGGTCAGCTCCAGTTCTCCAGCCTGGATGAGGCCCGCTACCACGAGACCTTCTCAGCCAGTGCGATGACCTCCGTGGAGGAGCCCGCCAGGGTGCTCATCCTGGGCGGTGGAGATGGGCTGCTGGCCCGCGAGGTCCTGCGCTACCCGGGACTGGAGCGCCTCACCCTGGTGGATATCGATCCGCGCATGACGGCGCTGTCGCGCACCAACCGCCTGCTGCGCGAGAGCAACGGCGACGCCCTGTCCGACCCCCGGGTCGAGGTGGTCAACCAGGACGCCTTCGCCTTCACCTCCGAGGCCGGACGGCGTGCCCAGGAGGCCCGGGGTGCCCGGGACGCGCGAGGCGTTGAGGGCGCGGGGGGCTCGCAGGGCGGGGAGGGTGAGGCGGGCCGGCAGGACTACGACGTGGTGCTCATCGACCTGGTCGACCCCTCCAATGAGCGGCTGGCCAAGCTCTACTCGGTGGAGTTCTACCGGCAGGTCGAGCAGCTGCTCTCCGACGACGGGGTGATGGTGACCCAGGCGACCTCCTCGTTCTTCTCCCCCAGGGCCTTCTCCACGGTGGACAGCACCGTGGCGGCCGCCCAGCCGGGGCGCACCACCTACCCCTTCAGCATCAATGTGCCCTCCTTCGGGGAGTGGGGCTTCGTGCTGTCCACCCGCAGGCCCGATCTGCTGCTGACCGGCGCACTGCCGCGGGGGCTGGCCTATCAGGACCCGGAGCTGCTGCGCTTCATCCTGCTCGACCACCCTGCGGTGACCATGTCCATGCCTGCCTCCACACTCCTTCACCCCCGGATCGTCGAGGTCTACAACGAGGACATGCGCCAGTGGCGCTACACCTAG
- a CDS encoding ABC transporter ATP-binding protein gives MTISALTSTSSSRPSPAIDVCGLVKAFGPLRALDGLDLSVPAGQVHGFLGPNGAGKSTTIRVLLGMYRRDAGAVRVLGMDPRHDAGAITRATAYVPGDVALWPGLTGAQTLDALAGLRGGRDRRREEELVEAFSLDPSKPVRSYSKGNRQKVMLVAALAAPCELLILDEPTSGLDPLQSEVFMRCVRQVADKGRTVLLSSHIMAEVDRLCDAVTIIKDGRAVECGPLAQLRHLRASRLACLLPPGTVLAWERAVGRGRPEPPRPGCPERAGHRRDGAMVGGWRGRLARRLQRRPGGGEPAGALPRAASQPAGTAGCAGAAESASGWALPQPDARGRFAASVPAEQVAAVLAVLLQAGARELTCSPVALDEVFLEHYEVAAR, from the coding sequence ATGACGATCTCAGCCCTCACCTCCACCTCCTCCTCGCGCCCCTCCCCCGCTATTGACGTCTGCGGCCTGGTCAAGGCCTTCGGGCCGCTGCGTGCCCTCGATGGGCTCGACCTGAGCGTGCCGGCAGGCCAAGTCCACGGGTTCCTGGGCCCCAATGGGGCGGGCAAGTCCACCACGATCCGGGTGCTGCTGGGCATGTACCGCCGTGACGCCGGGGCTGTGCGGGTCCTGGGCATGGATCCGCGCCATGATGCCGGGGCGATCACCCGGGCCACGGCCTATGTGCCCGGGGATGTGGCCCTGTGGCCGGGGCTGACCGGGGCCCAGACGCTCGATGCGCTGGCCGGGCTGCGCGGCGGGCGGGACCGGCGGCGCGAGGAGGAGCTGGTGGAGGCCTTCAGCCTGGATCCCTCCAAGCCGGTGCGCTCCTACTCCAAGGGCAACCGGCAGAAGGTGATGCTGGTGGCCGCCCTGGCCGCGCCCTGCGAGCTGCTCATCCTCGATGAGCCCACCAGTGGCCTGGATCCGCTGCAGTCGGAGGTGTTCATGCGCTGTGTGCGCCAGGTGGCCGATAAGGGCCGCACGGTGCTCCTGTCCAGCCACATCATGGCCGAGGTGGACCGCCTCTGCGATGCGGTGACGATCATCAAGGATGGCCGGGCCGTGGAGTGCGGGCCGCTGGCGCAGCTGCGCCACCTGCGCGCCTCACGCCTGGCCTGCCTGCTGCCACCGGGCACGGTCCTGGCATGGGAGCGCGCCGTCGGCCGGGGGCGCCCGGAGCCGCCCCGCCCGGGGTGCCCGGAAAGGGCGGGGCACCGTCGCGACGGCGCGATGGTGGGCGGGTGGCGCGGCCGGCTCGCGCGCCGGCTCCAGCGGCGGCCCGGGGGCGGGGAGCCCGCCGGGGCGTTGCCCAGGGCCGCATCTCAGCCGGCGGGCACAGCAGGGTGTGCAGGCGCAGCGGAGTCAGCATCGGGCTGGGCCCTGCCCCAGCCCGATGCGCGGGGCCGTTTCGCCGCCTCGGTGCCCGCCGAGCAGGTCGCTGCGGTCCTGGCGGTGCTCCTCCAGGCCGGGGCCCGGGAGCTGACCTGCTCCCCGGTCGCCCTCGATGAGGTCTTCCTGGAGCACTACGAGGTGGCGGCGCGATGA
- a CDS encoding flavodoxin family protein: MSTTALIIVESCFGSTHALAEQVAMGLGREGVETELMPAAQAPPRISDRIGLLVLAAPTHNRGLPTPASRRQAMDRGASAVDSGIREWLEAAIIPQGMRVAAFDTVTRRGWLHGSAARSIAKALSGRRPRVAATSFLVDSRGPVAGQEQEARTWGRTIASALRPH, encoded by the coding sequence ATGAGCACGACAGCGTTGATCATCGTGGAGTCCTGCTTCGGGAGCACCCACGCCCTGGCCGAGCAGGTGGCCATGGGCCTGGGCCGGGAGGGGGTGGAGACGGAGCTCATGCCCGCCGCCCAGGCACCGCCCCGGATCAGTGACCGCATCGGGCTGCTCGTCCTGGCCGCCCCCACCCACAACCGGGGCCTGCCCACCCCGGCCTCACGCCGTCAGGCCATGGACAGGGGCGCCAGCGCCGTGGACAGCGGCATCCGGGAGTGGCTGGAGGCGGCGATCATCCCCCAGGGCATGCGCGTGGCCGCCTTCGATACCGTCACACGGCGCGGCTGGCTCCACGGCTCGGCCGCCAGGAGCATCGCCAAGGCCCTGAGCGGCAGGCGTCCGCGGGTCGCCGCCACCAGCTTCCTGGTCGACTCCCGGGGGCCGGTGGCCGGGCAGGAGCAGGAGGCGCGCACCTGGGGACGCACCATCGCCTCCGCGCTCCGGCCCCACTAG
- the ypfJ gene encoding KPN_02809 family neutral zinc metallopeptidase produces the protein MSFNRDIQLDPNRVSTRSGGGRGVVVGGGSILTVIAVVLISQLTGVDLSGLVGAQQAPAGQATSSTIDTSMCTDGQAANDYTQCRMIATAESLDAVWEGQLPAQGGPGYRRPDFVLWDGSQVSSACGTASSSVGPFYCSGDESVYLDMTFFSDMERTLGAKDTPLGQEYIVAHEFGHHIQHLTGTMAAADRSGTGANSDSVRLELQADCYAGMWVHYASTTPDPETGQPFLARPTTEEITGAINAAEAVGDDHIQERHAGRVNADSWTHGSSEQRVRWFTTGMEQGSLQACDTFSVPAGQL, from the coding sequence ATGTCCTTCAACCGCGATATCCAACTCGACCCCAACCGCGTCTCCACGCGCTCCGGCGGTGGGCGGGGGGTGGTGGTCGGCGGTGGCTCGATCCTGACCGTCATCGCCGTGGTCCTCATCTCCCAGCTCACCGGCGTGGACCTCTCCGGACTGGTGGGGGCCCAGCAGGCCCCGGCGGGCCAGGCCACCTCCTCGACCATCGACACCTCCATGTGCACTGATGGCCAGGCGGCCAATGACTACACCCAGTGCCGCATGATTGCCACCGCCGAGTCCCTGGACGCGGTATGGGAGGGCCAGCTGCCCGCCCAGGGCGGGCCGGGCTACCGGCGCCCCGACTTCGTGCTGTGGGACGGCTCCCAGGTCAGCTCGGCCTGCGGGACGGCCTCGAGCTCGGTGGGCCCCTTCTACTGCTCGGGGGATGAGAGCGTCTACCTGGACATGACCTTCTTCTCCGACATGGAGCGCACCCTGGGCGCCAAGGACACGCCCCTGGGCCAGGAGTACATCGTGGCCCACGAGTTCGGCCACCACATCCAGCACCTCACCGGCACCATGGCGGCGGCGGACCGCTCGGGCACGGGCGCGAACTCCGACTCGGTGCGCCTGGAGCTCCAGGCCGACTGCTATGCGGGCATGTGGGTCCACTACGCCTCGACCACCCCCGACCCCGAGACCGGCCAGCCCTTCCTGGCCCGCCCCACCACCGAGGAGATCACCGGGGCGATCAATGCCGCCGAGGCCGTGGGCGACGACCACATCCAGGAGCGGCATGCGGGTCGGGTCAACGCCGACTCCTGGACGCACGGCTCCTCCGAGCAGCGGGTGCGCTGGTTCACCACCGGCATGGAGCAGGGATCGCTCCAAGCCTGCGACACCTTCAGCGTTCCCGCCGGCCAGCTCTGA
- a CDS encoding quinone-dependent dihydroorotate dehydrogenase produces the protein MLYDLLYKTVLTRIDPELTHDMCLGAIRATSRIPIVRDVVRQMWGRRPAFAVPSAGQGGPLSRPVPGILGLAAGMDKEGEAVEGLDMLGFGFIEVGTFTARAQEGNERPRLWRYPATRAIRNRMGFNNSGADEAARRLRELRSTVRGRSIVVGANIGKTKTTALADAVEDYRYSASRVARWVDYLVVNVSSPNTPGLRSLQSVESLRPILAAVRQAADAAAGRRVPLLVKIAPDLADEDIDAVAGLVLDMGLDGVVATNTTIDHDLGEGGLSGAPLLPRALEVVRRLRQRLGEGPTIIGVGGISSIMDAELMLDAGADLLQAYSAFIYNGPAWPGRINRALATGGAAAR, from the coding sequence GTGCTCTACGACCTGCTGTACAAGACCGTCCTGACCCGCATCGACCCCGAGCTCACCCACGACATGTGCCTGGGGGCCATCAGGGCCACCAGCAGGATCCCGATCGTGCGCGACGTCGTGCGCCAGATGTGGGGCCGCCGCCCCGCCTTCGCCGTGCCCAGCGCCGGCCAGGGCGGCCCCCTGTCACGCCCGGTCCCCGGTATCCTGGGCCTGGCCGCGGGCATGGACAAGGAGGGCGAGGCCGTCGAGGGCCTGGACATGCTCGGCTTCGGCTTCATCGAGGTCGGCACCTTCACCGCCCGCGCCCAGGAGGGCAATGAGCGCCCCCGCCTGTGGCGCTACCCGGCCACCCGCGCCATCCGCAACCGCATGGGCTTCAACAACTCCGGGGCCGATGAGGCCGCCCGGCGCCTGCGCGAGTTGCGCTCGACGGTGCGGGGCCGCTCCATCGTCGTGGGCGCCAATATCGGCAAGACCAAGACCACCGCCCTGGCCGACGCCGTGGAGGACTACCGCTACAGCGCCTCCCGGGTGGCGCGCTGGGTGGACTACCTCGTGGTCAACGTCTCCAGCCCCAACACCCCCGGCCTGCGCAGCCTGCAGAGCGTGGAGTCCCTGCGCCCGATCCTGGCCGCCGTGCGCCAGGCGGCGGATGCCGCGGCCGGGCGCCGCGTGCCCCTGCTGGTCAAGATCGCCCCCGACCTGGCCGACGAGGACATCGACGCCGTGGCCGGGCTCGTGCTTGACATGGGCCTGGACGGGGTGGTGGCCACCAACACCACCATCGACCACGACCTGGGGGAGGGCGGCCTGTCCGGGGCCCCGCTGCTGCCCCGGGCCCTGGAGGTCGTGCGCCGCCTGCGCCAGCGCCTGGGGGAGGGGCCCACGATCATCGGGGTGGGGGGCATCTCCTCGATCATGGATGCCGAGCTCATGCTCGACGCCGGAGCCGACCTGCTCCAGGCCTACTCGGCCTTCATCTACAACGGGCCGGCCTGGCCGGGGCGCATCAACCGCGCCCTGGCCACGGGCGGCGCCGCGGCCCGCTGA
- a CDS encoding metal-sulfur cluster assembly factor — protein sequence MAAQHLPAGAVGQAQVDAAAVEEALRDVIDPELGINVVDLGLLYGVSIEPEGTVVLDMTLTTAACPLTDVIEEQAQQALVGLADQVRIQWVWLPPWGPDKITPEGREQLRALGFNV from the coding sequence ATGGCGGCCCAGCACCTGCCCGCCGGCGCCGTCGGGCAGGCCCAGGTGGATGCGGCAGCGGTCGAGGAGGCCCTGCGCGACGTCATCGACCCCGAGCTGGGCATCAACGTGGTGGACCTGGGCCTGCTCTACGGGGTGTCCATCGAGCCCGAGGGCACCGTGGTGCTGGACATGACCCTGACCACGGCCGCCTGCCCGCTGACCGACGTCATCGAGGAGCAGGCCCAGCAGGCCCTGGTGGGCCTCGCCGACCAGGTGCGCATCCAGTGGGTGTGGCTGCCGCCGTGGGGCCCGGACAAGATCACCCCCGAGGGCCGCGAGCAGCTGCGAGCCCTGGGCTTCAACGTCTGA
- a CDS encoding SufS family cysteine desulfurase yields the protein MTRSTPHPGAPAARAPEPLSAQEIEGIRADFPYLERPARNGEPLAYLDWAATSQKPRGVIAAEEDFYLRSNGAAGRSTYQLADEATATWEDAREAVAGFVGARPGELVFTKNATEALNLVALAIGHASAGRGAASGALTRDAADPARRLAIGPGDEVVVSRAEHHANLVPWQELCARTGAALRWLDLDPQGRIDLGTLGVISERTRVVALTHASNVTGAITPLERILPRAREAGALVVLDTCQSAAHLPLDFAALAAAGVDAMVLSSHKMCGPTGIGALVATEELLEAMPPVLTGGSMIEVVTMTSSTYMSGPARFEAGSQPLAQAAGWHAAVDYVGRIGLGRLHATETLLAGRLLEGLERTPGVRILGPHDTRERLGVVAFTIEGVHPHDVGQVLDAAGVAVRTGHHCAQPIHAHAGIHASSRASLGPCSTVGEVDRFLSAVTDVRRYFQR from the coding sequence ATGACCCGTTCCACCCCGCACCCGGGCGCCCCGGCGGCCCGCGCCCCTGAGCCGCTCAGCGCCCAGGAGATCGAGGGCATCCGCGCCGACTTCCCCTACCTGGAGCGCCCCGCCCGCAACGGCGAGCCCCTGGCCTACCTGGACTGGGCCGCCACCAGCCAGAAGCCGAGGGGCGTCATCGCCGCCGAGGAGGACTTCTATCTCCGCTCCAACGGGGCGGCCGGGCGCTCGACCTACCAGCTGGCCGACGAGGCCACCGCCACCTGGGAGGACGCCCGCGAGGCGGTGGCCGGCTTCGTGGGGGCCCGGCCCGGGGAGCTGGTCTTCACCAAGAACGCCACCGAGGCCCTCAACCTGGTGGCCCTGGCCATCGGGCACGCCTCGGCGGGCCGGGGCGCCGCCAGCGGGGCACTCACGCGCGATGCGGCCGATCCCGCCCGCCGCCTGGCCATCGGCCCGGGCGACGAGGTCGTCGTCAGCCGCGCCGAGCACCACGCCAACCTCGTGCCCTGGCAGGAGCTGTGCGCCCGCACCGGGGCGGCCCTGCGCTGGCTCGACCTGGACCCCCAGGGCCGTATCGACCTGGGCACCCTGGGCGTCATCAGCGAGCGCACCCGGGTGGTGGCCCTGACCCACGCCTCCAATGTCACCGGGGCCATCACGCCCCTGGAGCGGATCCTGCCGCGGGCCAGGGAGGCGGGCGCCCTGGTGGTGCTGGACACCTGCCAGTCCGCCGCCCACCTGCCCCTGGACTTCGCGGCCCTGGCCGCCGCCGGCGTGGACGCCATGGTCCTGTCCAGCCACAAGATGTGCGGGCCCACCGGCATCGGGGCGCTGGTGGCCACCGAGGAGCTCCTGGAGGCCATGCCCCCCGTGCTCACCGGCGGATCCATGATCGAGGTGGTGACCATGACCTCCTCCACCTACATGAGCGGCCCGGCCCGCTTCGAGGCCGGCAGCCAGCCCCTGGCCCAGGCCGCCGGCTGGCATGCCGCCGTGGACTACGTGGGGCGCATCGGCCTGGGCCGGCTCCACGCCACCGAGACGCTCCTGGCCGGCCGGCTCCTGGAGGGCCTGGAGCGCACCCCCGGGGTCCGGATCCTGGGCCCCCACGACACCCGCGAGCGCCTGGGCGTGGTGGCCTTCACCATCGAGGGCGTCCACCCCCACGACGTCGGCCAGGTCCTGGACGCCGCCGGGGTCGCCGTGCGCACCGGCCACCACTGCGCCCAGCCCATCCACGCCCATGCCGGCATCCACGCCTCCTCTCGAGCATCCCTGGGGCCCTGCTCTACTGTGGGGGAGGTCGACCGCTTCCTGTCGGCCGTCACCGACGTCCGGCGCTACTTCCAGAGGTGA
- the sufC gene encoding Fe-S cluster assembly ATPase SufC, with protein MSTLQIKNLHVQVETNDGPKPILKGADLTIESNQVHAIMGPNGSGKSTLAYSIAGHPDYEITEGQVLLDGVDLLELSVDERARAGLFLAMQYPVEVPGVTVANFLRTAKTAIDGQAPKVRQWVGEVNAAMERLRIDPAFSQRDVNTGFSGGEKKRFEILQMELLRPRFAVLDETDSGLDVDALRIVSEGVNRLHDESDAGFLLITHYTRILRYIKPDFVHVFVDGRVAEEGGPDLADRLEEEGYDRYLR; from the coding sequence ATGAGCACCCTGCAGATCAAGAACCTCCACGTCCAGGTGGAGACCAATGACGGCCCCAAGCCCATCCTCAAGGGCGCGGACCTGACCATCGAGTCCAACCAGGTGCACGCCATCATGGGCCCCAACGGCTCGGGCAAGTCCACCCTGGCCTACTCCATCGCCGGCCACCCCGACTACGAGATCACCGAGGGCCAGGTCCTGCTCGACGGCGTCGACCTGCTCGAGCTCAGCGTGGACGAGCGCGCCCGGGCGGGCCTGTTCCTGGCCATGCAGTACCCCGTGGAGGTCCCCGGAGTGACAGTGGCCAACTTCCTGCGCACCGCCAAGACCGCCATCGACGGACAGGCCCCCAAGGTCCGCCAGTGGGTGGGCGAGGTCAATGCCGCCATGGAGCGCCTGCGCATCGACCCCGCCTTCTCCCAGCGCGACGTCAACACCGGCTTCTCCGGGGGGGAGAAGAAGCGCTTCGAGATCCTCCAGATGGAGCTGCTGCGGCCCCGCTTCGCCGTCCTGGACGAGACCGACTCCGGCCTGGACGTCGATGCCCTGCGCATCGTCTCCGAGGGCGTCAACCGCCTCCACGACGAGTCCGACGCGGGCTTCCTCCTCATCACCCACTACACGCGCATCCTGCGCTACATCAAGCCCGACTTCGTCCACGTCTTCGTCGACGGGCGCGTGGCCGAGGAGGGCGGCCCCGACCTGGCCGACCGCCTGGAGGAGGAGGGCTACGACCGCTACCTGCGTTGA